From the Desulfosarcina sp. BuS5 genome, one window contains:
- a CDS encoding ABC transporter permease: MNVISLSTFDLSLAALLLIVLAFLSIQLKLGMTLQIIVAGIRTTVQLLLVGLVLKALFAHSHPWLLILIASIMLIAASLEVMGRQKRKFAGWWSMGVGTISMCISSFTITLFALTIIIENDPWYEPQYAIPLLGMILGNTMTGIAVGLDRLTQAVWDQQMVIEARLMLGQTCTNAIGNIRRDSIRGGLIPIINAMTVAGLVSLPGMMTGQILAGSPPLEAVKYQILIMFLVAGGTGLGTISAVWMGSRRLFDERQRLCLDRLK, from the coding sequence ATGAATGTCATATCCTTATCTACTTTTGATTTGTCACTAGCAGCGCTCCTTTTAATTGTTCTTGCGTTCCTGTCGATTCAATTGAAACTCGGTATGACCCTGCAGATTATTGTGGCAGGAATACGCACAACAGTACAACTTCTGCTCGTTGGGCTGGTTTTAAAAGCCCTTTTTGCACATTCACATCCCTGGTTATTAATTCTAATCGCAAGTATCATGCTAATTGCTGCCAGCCTGGAGGTTATGGGCAGGCAAAAAAGAAAATTTGCCGGATGGTGGAGCATGGGCGTAGGAACCATCTCGATGTGCATATCTTCATTTACTATAACTCTGTTTGCGCTAACCATTATTATAGAGAATGATCCCTGGTATGAGCCGCAGTATGCAATCCCTCTGCTGGGTATGATTTTAGGTAATACCATGACCGGCATAGCTGTAGGGCTTGATCGTTTGACGCAGGCAGTTTGGGATCAGCAAATGGTAATCGAAGCGCGCCTTATGCTTGGACAGACTTGTACCAACGCCATCGGCAATATAAGAAGGGATAGTATCCGGGGCGGTTTGATTCCCATAATTAACGCAATGACAGTCGCGGGACTGGTTAGTCTCCCAGGCATGATGACCGGTCAGATTCTGGCCGGTAGTCCTCCCCTGGAAGCAGTTAAATATCAGATCCTGATCATGTTTCTTGTTGCAGGGGGCACCGGTCTGGGGACTATATCGGCAGTCTGGATGGGATCGCGCCGCCTGTTTGATGAACGTCAGAGGCTATGCCTGGACAGGCTAAAATAA
- a CDS encoding transposase, with the protein MLLTESAPFIKQYIEDLNNSLEQYQPSAGLTFTQKAWLSFCLTGILMVNAVCWAKFERASLGNYKLAALSWMFRKGKISWDNLLVGSVRRILKKYGITNGVIVFDESDRARSKNTKRIYKAHKQKHKASGGYVNGQTVVLLLLVTDSITVPIGFKFYMPDPVVSAWKKEEERLKKKGLPKNKRPVKPAFNPEYPKKIQLALLLLENFKEYYPKITVKCVLADALYGSKEFMNGASNILGGVQVISQLKSNQNIRYKGKKKTITDYFNMINKGVNCTIRVRGGEKVNATVSSARLKVDAHDGNVLFVIALKYEGEDEYRYLAATDVSWRTVDIIQAYSLRWLVEVFFEDWKLYEGWGQEAKQYDEEGSSRGLILSLLLDHCLLLHPEQKACIENKTPVFTVGSLQKRAQMDVLMECVKFLLQQQDPGEKLKEMGQVIKKVFRLMPSGKHMSGRTIGRLEPTPSLSRKYCPC; encoded by the coding sequence ATGCTATTAACTGAATCTGCACCATTTATCAAACAGTACATTGAAGATCTCAACAATAGCCTGGAGCAATACCAACCTAGTGCGGGATTAACATTTACCCAGAAAGCATGGCTAAGCTTTTGTCTTACCGGTATATTAATGGTAAATGCTGTATGTTGGGCAAAATTTGAACGGGCGAGTCTGGGCAATTATAAATTAGCAGCTCTATCTTGGATGTTTCGTAAGGGTAAGATTTCATGGGACAATTTACTTGTTGGAAGCGTCAGGCGTATTTTGAAAAAATATGGTATCACAAATGGTGTAATTGTTTTTGATGAGTCTGATCGTGCCCGTTCTAAGAATACAAAGCGAATATACAAGGCTCATAAGCAAAAACACAAAGCAAGCGGAGGTTATGTTAATGGGCAAACAGTTGTTTTGCTTCTTTTGGTCACAGACTCTATAACCGTACCTATTGGTTTTAAGTTTTACATGCCTGATCCAGTTGTTAGTGCCTGGAAAAAAGAAGAAGAGAGATTGAAAAAAAAGGGACTCCCGAAGAATAAGCGTCCTGTCAAACCAGCATTTAACCCTGAGTACCCGAAAAAAATTCAATTAGCCCTGCTCTTACTTGAAAATTTTAAAGAATATTATCCTAAAATTACTGTTAAATGTGTATTGGCTGACGCTTTATACGGTTCAAAAGAATTTATGAATGGAGCCTCTAATATTTTGGGAGGAGTGCAAGTTATCAGCCAATTAAAGTCAAATCAAAATATACGGTACAAAGGTAAAAAAAAGACAATTACGGATTATTTCAACATGATTAACAAAGGTGTAAATTGCACCATTCGTGTGCGAGGCGGTGAAAAAGTCAATGCAACAGTGAGCAGTGCCCGCCTTAAGGTTGATGCACACGATGGCAATGTGCTTTTTGTGATAGCTCTTAAATATGAAGGGGAAGATGAATACCGTTACTTAGCTGCCACTGATGTGAGTTGGCGCACAGTTGACATTATTCAAGCATATTCTTTGAGATGGCTTGTAGAGGTTTTTTTTGAAGACTGGAAGCTTTATGAAGGATGGGGACAAGAGGCCAAACAATATGACGAAGAAGGATCAAGCCGAGGCCTGATCTTGAGTCTGTTGCTAGACCATTGCCTCCTCCTTCACCCTGAGCAAAAGGCCTGCATAGAGAACAAAACTCCCGTGTTTACCGTGGGAAGTCTACAAAAAAGAGCTCAAATGGATGTTTTGATGGAATGTGTCAAATTTTTGCTGCAACAACAAGATCCCGGTGAAAAGCTTAAAGAAATGGGGCAAGTTATCAAAAAAGTTTTCCGACTTATGCCATCGGGAAAACATATGAGCGGAAGAACCATAGGTAGATTGGAGCCAACACCCTCTCTATCACGTAAATATTGTCCTTGCTAA
- a CDS encoding adenylate/guanylate cyclase domain-containing protein, protein MGQLLIKKNIISKDQLDNALNEQKVKLVELGKAVKLGEIIVGLGYATEENLIDIINEYYNISVTSLSDNIQQLIKKRRGSFIEKLPAPSIPIWLKLSVATMIIIVITVFAISYVVLGKQREILYQQTLKIGKVSLNNYAYNARIPLLENNILQLNTVINGASNIEGLIYAAILDHNRVIKAHSNFNKIGTDFKKFDNVEEVTQEDGIVYFTSKLISGKRVMHLSKPIVFNDKRLGAVHVGVSIDFIEHEIISERVSIIIMTIIVVLLSTVIAVFFGFRFAGPITKLVVATQEIGKGNYNYKIKMKRNDELGNLAIAFNKMSEDLLRKSFMQESFGKYVGFEVLNMIMANPEDSWLKGRKNEATILFLDVRGFTSYSATKDPEEIVEELNEYFEIVTNIVIDYGGYIDKFIGDAVLAVFGVPIHNRRHIERGIQAAVLIQKELIKTGNVKDNKLLTSVGIGIDSGVVISGNIGTQVKMEYTVIGDSVNIASRLNGLAKSGEIVISRKVLENVEKLVEVEALPPQGIKGVAGKVETFRVRSIVDRQQQPDLI, encoded by the coding sequence ATGGGACAGCTTTTGATTAAAAAAAATATTATCTCGAAAGATCAGCTTGATAATGCTCTTAATGAACAGAAAGTTAAACTGGTTGAATTGGGCAAGGCTGTAAAACTCGGTGAAATAATTGTAGGACTTGGTTACGCGACTGAAGAAAATCTGATAGATATAATCAATGAGTATTACAACATATCGGTAACGTCCCTTTCGGACAATATTCAGCAGCTTATAAAAAAAAGACGCGGTTCTTTTATAGAAAAACTCCCGGCCCCGAGCATACCGATCTGGCTAAAGCTGTCGGTTGCTACAATGATAATAATTGTTATTACTGTTTTTGCTATAAGTTATGTGGTGCTTGGAAAGCAGAGAGAGATACTTTATCAGCAGACTTTAAAGATAGGCAAGGTAAGCCTCAATAATTATGCATATAATGCAAGAATCCCTCTGCTTGAAAATAATATCCTGCAACTTAATACTGTAATTAACGGTGCTTCCAATATAGAAGGGTTGATTTATGCGGCGATCCTTGACCATAATCGGGTAATAAAGGCGCATTCAAATTTCAACAAGATCGGCACTGATTTCAAAAAATTCGACAACGTGGAGGAGGTTACACAAGAAGATGGTATTGTTTATTTTACCAGCAAGCTTATATCCGGTAAGCGTGTAATGCATTTAAGCAAGCCGATTGTATTTAATGACAAAAGACTCGGAGCTGTCCATGTGGGCGTGTCGATTGACTTTATTGAGCATGAGATAATTAGTGAGAGAGTATCAATTATCATTATGACCATTATTGTGGTCTTGTTAAGTACTGTCATAGCTGTTTTTTTTGGATTCAGGTTTGCAGGACCCATAACTAAACTTGTTGTTGCCACCCAGGAGATCGGAAAAGGCAATTACAACTATAAAATTAAGATGAAACGGAATGATGAGCTCGGTAACCTTGCAATTGCTTTTAATAAAATGAGCGAGGATCTTTTAAGAAAATCCTTTATGCAGGAGTCTTTTGGTAAATATGTCGGCTTTGAAGTACTGAACATGATTATGGCAAATCCTGAAGATTCATGGCTTAAAGGACGTAAAAATGAAGCGACAATTCTTTTCCTGGATGTCAGAGGATTTACCTCCTATTCTGCCACGAAAGATCCGGAAGAGATAGTGGAAGAACTGAATGAATATTTTGAGATTGTAACGAATATCGTTATAGATTATGGTGGCTATATTGACAAGTTTATTGGAGATGCCGTTTTAGCTGTTTTTGGTGTGCCAATCCACAATAGAAGGCATATTGAAAGGGGAATCCAGGCTGCGGTCCTGATACAAAAGGAACTTATTAAAACTGGAAATGTCAAAGATAACAAGCTCCTAACTTCTGTGGGAATCGGTATCGATTCCGGGGTTGTGATTTCAGGAAATATCGGCACACAGGTTAAGATGGAATATACTGTCATAGGGGATTCTGTTAATATAGCTTCACGCCTAAATGGGCTTGCAAAATCAGGGGAAATTGTAATCAGCAGAAAGGTCTTGGAAAATGTCGAAAAACTGGTTGAAGTTGAAGCGCTGCCGCCCCAGGGAATAAAGGGCGTAGCCGGGAAGGTTGAGACGTTTAGGGTGCGTAGTATAGTTGACAGGCAACAGCAGCCTGATCTTATCTGA